A single window of Gimesia chilikensis DNA harbors:
- a CDS encoding QcrA and Rieske domain-containing protein — protein sequence MNSDQPTNETPCCQQQQRRTFLARLSIALSAVIGVIIALPGIGFVLAPVFRKPKQKWRKVGKLDDFKVGGFVLVQYEDSSSVPWAGITAKEGAWIRRASETEFIAFSINCRHLGCPVRWVDDPRLFMCPCHGGVYYEDGTVAAGPPPEPLQRLNVRINNGQVEIESGPTPLTLTKIT from the coding sequence TTGAACAGCGATCAGCCCACAAACGAAACACCCTGCTGTCAGCAACAACAGCGCAGAACCTTTCTGGCCCGACTGTCGATTGCCCTCTCTGCAGTCATCGGTGTCATCATCGCTTTGCCCGGCATTGGCTTTGTACTCGCCCCGGTGTTCCGTAAACCCAAACAGAAATGGCGGAAAGTCGGCAAGCTGGATGATTTCAAAGTCGGCGGGTTTGTGCTGGTACAGTATGAAGACAGTTCTTCCGTCCCCTGGGCAGGCATCACAGCCAAAGAGGGTGCCTGGATCCGCCGCGCAAGTGAAACCGAGTTCATCGCCTTTTCGATCAACTGTCGGCACCTGGGTTGCCCCGTCAGATGGGTCGATGATCCCCGGCTGTTTATGTGCCCCTGTCACGGAGGCGTGTATTACGAAGATGGGACCGTCGCCGCTGGTCCACCACCAGAGCCACTGCAGCGACTGAATGTTCGCATCAATAATGGTCAGGTTGAAATTGAATCCGGGCCGACACCATTGACACTGACCAAAATCACTTGA
- the ctaD gene encoding cytochrome c oxidase subunit I — MTTGSVEQADYTSLKSPANYTRLLDWVSTLDHKKIGIMYILTAVFYLGIGGFEALLMRIQLALPNNTFLGPKMFNQLFTMHGTTMVFLVGMPILTGFANYFVPLMIGARDVAFPRLNSFGFWIFFFGAALLHFSFLTGSAPNAGWFNYVPLSTKAYSSLQGVDYWIIGLLLMGIGSVSGAINIFATIISLRAPGMSLQRVPLFVWMMLMQVILIILALPALNSALAMLLIDRWLGSPFFDPSRGGSAVLWQHYFWIFGHPEVYILILPGFGMISEIIPVFSRKPIYGYTFVAASSVAIVLLGYGVWAHHMFAVGLGMYADIFFAVGSLLIAIPTGIKVFNWTATLWGGEINFNTSLHFAVAFLLQFVIGGLTGIMFAAVPIDWQLTDTYFVVAHFHYVLIGGLVFALFSATYYWFPKMTGRMLNERLGLTQFWLWVIGFNMTFMVQHFLGMMGMPRRVYTYADNPGWALLNGVASLGALFMAVGTLVLLWNIAVSLKRGKIAGDNPWDAFTLEWATTSPPPTENFETVPEIKSRRPVWDLNHPENADWKVETTPEDKGRRGNLPKIAAWAFIASEAVFFLLLLVAYVVFNTRSAEEEVTSAVLDVKRTGIFSLFLISSSVTFWIAERFLKRGMQKAFNISLGLTILLGITFLCGQAWEYTGLLMDNITINTDLFSATFFTVTGFHGIHVTAGVIALIVMLILGLKGSLTARKSNVFAAVGVYWHFVDVVWIAVFGIIYLGLLQ; from the coding sequence GTGACGACAGGATCTGTTGAACAAGCCGACTATACCAGCCTCAAGTCCCCCGCGAACTACACGCGGCTGCTCGACTGGGTCAGTACGCTGGATCATAAAAAAATCGGCATCATGTACATCCTGACTGCCGTGTTCTACCTGGGGATCGGCGGCTTCGAAGCCCTGTTGATGCGGATTCAGCTTGCGCTGCCCAATAACACGTTTCTTGGGCCGAAAATGTTCAACCAGTTATTCACGATGCATGGGACTACCATGGTTTTCCTGGTGGGCATGCCCATACTGACGGGGTTTGCCAATTATTTTGTCCCCCTGATGATCGGTGCCCGCGATGTCGCCTTTCCACGTCTGAACTCGTTCGGCTTCTGGATCTTTTTCTTCGGGGCGGCACTATTGCACTTCAGCTTTCTGACGGGTTCCGCACCTAACGCCGGCTGGTTCAACTACGTTCCCCTCTCCACCAAAGCTTACAGCTCTCTGCAGGGAGTTGACTACTGGATCATCGGCCTGCTACTCATGGGGATTGGCTCCGTGTCGGGGGCGATCAACATCTTTGCCACGATTATCAGCCTCCGTGCGCCCGGCATGAGCCTGCAGCGGGTCCCGCTGTTTGTCTGGATGATGCTCATGCAGGTGATCCTGATCATCCTCGCTCTGCCGGCACTGAACTCGGCCCTGGCCATGTTGCTCATTGATCGCTGGCTGGGCTCTCCCTTCTTTGATCCCAGTCGCGGCGGTTCCGCAGTACTCTGGCAGCATTACTTCTGGATCTTCGGACACCCTGAAGTCTACATTCTGATTCTGCCCGGCTTCGGTATGATCAGCGAAATCATCCCCGTCTTCTCCCGCAAACCCATCTATGGTTATACCTTCGTCGCTGCTTCCTCAGTCGCCATCGTCCTCCTCGGGTACGGGGTCTGGGCGCACCACATGTTTGCTGTCGGCCTGGGCATGTATGCTGACATCTTTTTTGCCGTCGGTTCGCTGCTCATCGCGATCCCCACCGGTATTAAAGTCTTTAACTGGACAGCCACCCTCTGGGGCGGGGAAATCAATTTCAACACATCCCTGCACTTCGCTGTCGCGTTTCTGCTGCAGTTTGTGATCGGAGGATTGACCGGCATCATGTTCGCTGCGGTCCCCATCGACTGGCAGCTCACCGACACCTACTTCGTCGTCGCACACTTTCATTACGTGCTGATCGGCGGCCTCGTATTCGCCCTGTTCTCCGCCACCTATTACTGGTTCCCCAAAATGACCGGCCGGATGCTCAACGAGCGACTGGGGCTCACCCAGTTCTGGCTCTGGGTCATCGGATTCAACATGACCTTCATGGTTCAGCACTTCCTGGGCATGATGGGCATGCCCCGCCGTGTTTATACCTATGCCGACAATCCCGGCTGGGCACTGCTGAACGGAGTCGCTTCACTGGGAGCCCTCTTCATGGCCGTTGGTACTCTGGTGTTACTCTGGAATATCGCCGTGAGTCTCAAACGCGGTAAAATCGCCGGCGACAATCCCTGGGATGCCTTTACCCTCGAATGGGCGACCACTTCCCCGCCGCCCACTGAGAACTTCGAAACGGTTCCCGAAATCAAGAGCCGACGTCCCGTCTGGGATCTGAATCATCCCGAAAATGCAGACTGGAAAGTAGAAACCACTCCCGAAGACAAAGGCCGCCGTGGTAATCTTCCCAAGATCGCTGCCTGGGCTTTTATCGCTTCGGAGGCGGTCTTCTTCCTGCTGCTGCTGGTCGCCTATGTAGTCTTCAATACCCGCAGTGCGGAAGAGGAAGTCACGTCTGCCGTTCTGGACGTCAAACGGACCGGTATCTTCAGCCTGTTCCTGATTTCCAGCAGTGTCACCTTCTGGATTGCAGAACGGTTTCTGAAACGGGGGATGCAGAAAGCATTCAATATCTCCCTGGGACTGACGATCCTGCTGGGTATCACCTTCCTCTGCGGTCAGGCCTGGGAATACACGGGTCTCCTGATGGATAACATCACTATTAATACCGATCTGTTTTCAGCCACATTTTTCACCGTCACCGGCTTTCATGGCATCCACGTGACCGCGGGTGTGATCGCCCTGATCGTGATGCTGATCCTGGGCCTGAAAGGCAGCCTGACGGCCCGGAAATCAAACGTGTTCGCCGCCGTTGGCGTCTATTGGCATTTCGTCGATGTCGTCTGGATTGCCGTCTTTGGAATTATTTATCTGGGACTTCTCCAATGA
- a CDS encoding cytochrome c oxidase assembly protein → MSSYFDLTSELWKWSSPIWLLVLALTGLYLVCLRGQSGKQIACFALAQLTLALAYISPIGVLSDGYLFSAHVVQHLALLLIVPLLLLLSLPSSAMETLFQNPLLNRIGHVLAVPFLGWLSGLGVMWFWHIPSFCSASTESYSLGIVRDATFLLAGLAFWWPIFSPVKRFHLPSAQAVLYLFSACLGCTLLGIYITFTVISVCPAFANPVDRIGILNMLYDQGLTPATDQKLGGLLMWVPPCSLYVTAIMVTLRRWYADMEPMAAPDTTGSLREAHR, encoded by the coding sequence ATGAGTTCATACTTCGATCTGACAAGCGAATTATGGAAATGGAGCTCGCCGATCTGGCTCCTGGTGCTGGCCCTGACCGGCCTGTACCTCGTCTGTCTGCGCGGACAGTCAGGCAAACAGATCGCCTGCTTTGCCCTGGCTCAGCTCACGCTGGCCCTGGCCTACATCTCTCCGATCGGCGTGCTTTCTGACGGTTACCTGTTCAGCGCACATGTCGTTCAGCATCTGGCCCTGCTGCTGATTGTTCCACTGCTGCTCCTGCTCAGTCTACCATCCTCTGCGATGGAAACCCTGTTTCAGAATCCGCTACTCAACCGCATCGGCCATGTGCTCGCGGTTCCTTTTCTGGGCTGGCTCAGTGGCCTGGGTGTGATGTGGTTCTGGCACATCCCTTCCTTCTGCAGTGCTTCAACTGAGAGCTACTCACTGGGAATTGTCCGCGACGCTACTTTTCTGCTGGCCGGCCTGGCATTCTGGTGGCCCATCTTCTCCCCCGTTAAACGCTTTCATCTTCCCTCAGCACAGGCTGTCTTGTACCTGTTCTCAGCTTGCCTGGGATGTACGCTTCTGGGAATCTATATCACATTTACCGTCATCTCGGTCTGCCCGGCCTTCGCGAACCCCGTCGATCGCATCGGAATTCTGAACATGCTCTACGACCAGGGACTGACACCTGCCACCGATCAGAAACTGGGCGGCCTGCTGATGTGGGTTCCCCCCTGCTCGCTCTATGTCACAGCCATCATGGTCACACTCAGACGCTGGTATGCAGACATGGAACCCATGGCGGCACCTGACACAACAGGCTCCTTGAGGGAGGCACATCGATGA